The nucleotide sequence TTGAACAGCCGCCACAGGGCCGTGCGGTGCAGATACTTGGCGTGGCCCTCGTCGAAGCCGTTCTCACAGGCGAACCGCCAGTTGCCACCGCGCGGCTCGATCCGTCCGCCCATCACGAACGCGTTGGAGACGAGCTCCTCCGGAAGCTGGGAGTCGATCGAGTGCGGCTCCTCGTCGGCGATCGGGATGTACACCCACACCATGCCGAGGCGCTCCTCGACCGGGTAGGTGCGCACGCCCAGCTTGCCGGTCAGCCGGCACCCGGGGCCGTCGGTGATGACGGCGGACAGCCGTCCGGTGGGCAGATCGAAGGTCCAGCCGTGGTACGGGCAGCTGACCGTGCCCGGGAACTGCTGGTTGCCCTCGGACAGCGGCACACCGCGGTGCGGGCACCGGTTGTGCAGGGCGTACGCCGTGCCGTTGTCGCGGATCAGCGCGATCCGCTCGCCGCAGATGGTGAACGGCAGCGGCTTCCCCGTGACCTGGCTGGACCAGGTGACCGGATACCAGTAGCCGCGGAAGCCCGCTGCCGCACCGTCGTAATGGGGCCAGGACGACCAGTCCTGGCGACCGGGCTCGGCGGGTTTCCTGCGGCGGCTCCGGACGGGGGTGGCCGTGTCGGGAGAGTCCTCGACCGTCATCGTGCGTGTCCTCCTGCTGCCGGTTTTCGGTGGACCCGAGCATCCGGCGCGGCGCGGATCCGCCCAAGGGATCCGGTCCGCTGAGCAGACCGCTCCCTACCCGACGGAGGGCGAGACGGTGGCCGCCGCGGCGCGTCCCGCTGAGCGGACCCGTCCCGGTGCGCGGACAGCGGGGTGCGGTCTAGCGTGCGCGGGGTCCGCCACCACCGAACACGGCCGTGAGCCCGTGGATACGGAGCGAAAACGTGAGCCACCCGACGTCACAATCCCTGGTGCTGGAGGAGTTCGGCACCCTGCCGCGGCTCGTCGAGCGGCCGGTCCCCGAGCCGCGGCCCGGCCACACCCTGGTGCGGATGAAGTCGGCCGCCGTCAGCCACCTCGATCTGAACGTCGTCGACGGCAAGTTCGGCATCCTCCCCGACCTGCCGTCGATTCCCGGCACCGCCGGCAGCGGCACCGTCATCACCTCCGACGTCCACCCCGAGGGGAGCCTCGTCCTCCTCCGCGGCAAGGCCCTCGGAATGCGCCGCGACGGCGCCTGGAGCGAGCACGCGCTGGTCCCGGACGCCGCCGTGGAAGCCGTACCCGAGGGCACCGACCCCGCTCTGGCCTGCTGCTACTTCTCCCCGGCGGGGACCGCGTGGGCCTCGGTGCACGCCGTGGCGGGCGTCCAGCCCGGGGAGCGGGTCCTGGTGACCGGGGCGGCCGGTGCGGTGGGCGCGCTCACCGTGCAGGTCGCGGCCCGGGCCGGAGCCGAGGTGATCGGCGTGGTGAGCCGCCCCGCCAAGCTGCCGCATGTCCCGGCCCCCGCCAAGGTGGTGCTCGCCGCCGACCTGTCCCCCGACGCGGTCGGCGGCCCGGTGGACGCCGTCATCGACACCGTGGGCGGGCCGGTCCTGCGCGACTCCCTGCCGCTGGTGCGCCCCCGCGGCCGGGTCGCCCTCGTCGGCTACACCGCGGGCCGTGAGTTCACCGTGGACCTGGCGGATTTCCTCCTCGCCGATGTGTCGCTGCTGCCCGTGAACCTGATGTCCCGGGGGAAGGAGGTCGCCGCCGACACCAAGCGGATGCTGGGCGACCTCACCTCCGGGGAGCTCACCCTGCCCATCGAGCACCATCGCGTCGACGGCCTGGCGGAAGCCGTGGCCCGCCTGCGGTCCGGGGAGGCGATCGGCAACGTGGTCCTCGATCTCGCCTGAGCGATGATCTCGCCCGGGCGATCTCATCCCGACGCGGGGCGCGGTCAGCCCATCAGGACCACGGCCGTGCCCCGGCAGCACACCACATCACCCTGCCCACCGTGCTCGACCAGCTCCAGGGTGACCCGCCCCGTCTCTGGATCGACCTCGCCGACCGTGCCGCTCACCACGAGCCGCTCCCCGGCGAGGGCCGGGGCCCGGTTCTGCCATCCGACCTCCAGAACCTGTCCGCCCGGACCCGCGAAGCTCATGGCGGCCCGGTGCATCAGACAGCCGTGCAGCTGCGCCATGACGACCGGCCCGTCCAGCCCCTCGGAACGCGCGAACCCGGTGTCGTAGTGGATGCGATGGGTATTGCGGGTGACCGCCCCGAACCGCAGCAGGGTGACGGCATCCGGGGTGAACTCCACCGGTGGTACGGGCTGCCCCGGGTGAACGCTCATCGGACGATGAACCTCTCCCGCACCCGGACGAGCGTGCCCCGCTCCGCCGTGTACGTCTTCTCGACGGTCAGCAGCAGGAACGGTGTTCCGCTGCCCTTGCGTTCGACCTCCGTGAGGACCCGGCGGACCTGGATCCGGTCGCCCGCCCTCACCTCGCCGGTGAACCGGACCTCCTGGCCCCCCGCCATGAGCCGCACGTCCAGGCCGTCGGTGCCCGGGACCTCGTCGCGGTACATGCCGTCCGGCCGGCACTCGTCCTGGCCGGCGCCTCCCGCGCCGCGCAACAGGCTCACCAGGTACATCGGGTGGACGGTGAAGTCCGGGCGGCCGGGATCGACCAGATGCGGGCCGGTCTCCCCGGCCGAGCGCGCGAACTCCGCCGCGTCCTCGGCCCGTACGACACCCAGGTCCCGGTGTTCCGGGCGGCCGATCGCCGCCCGGGCCCGTTCCTCGGCAACTTCCCACGCGGACATGTGCTGCCTTTCTGCGGACGACTACCGCGGACACGTCTTTCGCGGACCACGATGGACCGGGAGGCTAGCCACCGCCCGGAGGCGGTCACCACGAGACCGGCCCGCTCAGCGGACCGGACCGCTTGGGCGGAGATCACCGGCACCACACCATCGGGGCATGGACCTCATGAACATCCAGAAGCCGCCGGAGGGCGCCCACGCGGAAGCGGACGGCGCCACGTACCACTACATCGAGCTGGGCACGTCGGGCGGCAGCCCCACGGTCTTCCTCCACGGCGGCGGCCCCGGGTGCACGGGCTGGTCCGACTTCGGACAGGTGGCACCGCTGTTCGCCCAGGACCGCCACTGCTTCCTCGTGGACATCCTGCAGTACGGCAAGTCGGCCAAGCCCGTCATCGAAGGCCCCATGTGGGACTATCACGCCGCCAAGACGGTGGCCCTGCTCGACACCCTGGGCATCGAGCGCGCCGACTTCGTGTGCAATTCCTGGGGCGGAACCATCGCGCTGAACCTGGCCGCGAAGTACCCCGAGCGGGTCCGGTCGCTGACGATCACCGGCAGCATGCCCGTGTTCCACGGCCCGCTGGCCCCGCTGCCCGAGGGCGGCCGGCGCGGCCGCAACGCCCGTGACGTGTACTACGGCGGCACCGGCCCCTCCTGGGAGAAGATGCGGGACCTGATCGCCCGCCTGGAGTGGTACGACGCCGGTGCCATCCCCGACGACACCGTCACCCTGCGCTACGAGCAGAGCCTCGACCCGGAGGAGACCGCCCTCGCCGGTGCCTCCGACAACCCCCGCGGCGACTGGCAGGACCTCACCGCGGAGCTCGGCGCCATCCAGGCCCCCGCCCTCTTCATCTGGGGCATGTACGACGCGTTCCTCACCCCCGACTATCCGCTGATGCTCGCCCGCATGGTCCCCAAGGGCAATCTGCACATCATGGACCAGGTCTCCCACCACCTTCAGGAGGAGCGGCCGCACGATTACTACACGGCGGTCACCGGCTTC is from Streptomyces hygroscopicus and encodes:
- a CDS encoding (2Fe-2S)-binding protein, producing MTVEDSPDTATPVRSRRRKPAEPGRQDWSSWPHYDGAAAGFRGYWYPVTWSSQVTGKPLPFTICGERIALIRDNGTAYALHNRCPHRGVPLSEGNQQFPGTVSCPYHGWTFDLPTGRLSAVITDGPGCRLTGKLGVRTYPVEERLGMVWVYIPIADEEPHSIDSQLPEELVSNAFVMGGRIEPRGGNWRFACENGFDEGHAKYLHRTALWRLFKPMPTWNITRIVPRGRWIFRVQDEVHWDAEFPGVGRWSNKRWWKMQPPKETFNIGNTGKADSVDPTIEAQDFPGFASLSMPGVLRIAYPKFIHYEFYVPVDEDNHRYVGVMVNFTEGWDTLRFYAKYLGAIRWLFHGQFSGQDAWMVDVTDAPPEKLYRPDISLTAWRNLSEEEYGKKLTAACGASAPEEKA
- a CDS encoding alcohol dehydrogenase, producing MSHPTSQSLVLEEFGTLPRLVERPVPEPRPGHTLVRMKSAAVSHLDLNVVDGKFGILPDLPSIPGTAGSGTVITSDVHPEGSLVLLRGKALGMRRDGAWSEHALVPDAAVEAVPEGTDPALACCYFSPAGTAWASVHAVAGVQPGERVLVTGAAGAVGALTVQVAARAGAEVIGVVSRPAKLPHVPAPAKVVLAADLSPDAVGGPVDAVIDTVGGPVLRDSLPLVRPRGRVALVGYTAGREFTVDLADFLLADVSLLPVNLMSRGKEVAADTKRMLGDLTSGELTLPIEHHRVDGLAEAVARLRSGEAIGNVVLDLA
- a CDS encoding MaoC like domain-containing protein; this encodes MSVHPGQPVPPVEFTPDAVTLLRFGAVTRNTHRIHYDTGFARSEGLDGPVVMAQLHGCLMHRAAMSFAGPGGQVLEVGWQNRAPALAGERLVVSGTVGEVDPETGRVTLELVEHGGQGDVVCCRGTAVVLMG
- a CDS encoding hydrolase; the protein is MDLMNIQKPPEGAHAEADGATYHYIELGTSGGSPTVFLHGGGPGCTGWSDFGQVAPLFAQDRHCFLVDILQYGKSAKPVIEGPMWDYHAAKTVALLDTLGIERADFVCNSWGGTIALNLAAKYPERVRSLTITGSMPVFHGPLAPLPEGGRRGRNARDVYYGGTGPSWEKMRDLIARLEWYDAGAIPDDTVTLRYEQSLDPEETALAGASDNPRGDWQDLTAELGAIQAPALFIWGMYDAFLTPDYPLMLARMVPKGNLHIMDQVSHHLQEERPHDYYTAVTGFLNQQHA